The sequence below is a genomic window from Lolium perenne isolate Kyuss_39 chromosome 4, Kyuss_2.0, whole genome shotgun sequence.
ttcgacgtgttttgtttcgagctgtttctgccaggatctgttttcggtttagaagcaccatggcctccaacaacaagggcaaggggctttcggaggaagagaaggaggtgccatcaagacaagatcagcaagccggagggagcaagcaaatcttggtgggatctgttgacattcgacgttctttttctcataacttgcagggacctctatCACCCGCTctcagcctcgactctttccccacgATGGAAGAAGtcctacgggttaccgatgagttttgtgatcaatatcgggctctgaaaagagaagtggagatactccaggaggagaactgccgtctccgaagattgattgaataccactcgattcgcgctacaaggtcgtcatcgccaacttcggataacaatgagtctcttcgaatcttagtgcagaattatcaagctgagaaactgaagacgaaggagcttattaagaagctcgggaggaattcatcaccaccatcgccgcaggagtaattcatcatcggtattggcatccccttggtttgttccaagcttgggggagtgccgcggtatcacattatcactaccttttacttttattgtcaagtagtgtcatatcatgagtagggaagttatcatataagatgggttgcgtttggaagtatctctcctttagttggttgtctatgtatcccttggtgtgagttatcgttatggaatattaatgagaagtcttatcatttacatattgcacatcttattttagtttgcaatctttactatatgattcaccttgttgttagtattggtatcactttgggagcattgaataaatctatttggttttggcaaacttagcattggtcaatagcaacaacactttgaggtttaaatagaaaagagaaatacatgtagatgtttcattgtctttcttgttagctcatagcttattattctgaagttaaaattgtttgtgcttacaaggaagatgcatgattgtttctatcacatgtatatttgtttgtttccctcgactcttatgcttgctaattaaccttgctagccaaagacctgtactgagagggaatacttctcgtgcatccaaaccttaacccaaacctatgccatttgtgtccaccatacctacctactacatggtattttctgccattccaagtaaatacttcatgtgctacctttaaacaattcaaaacttagtatctcttatttgtgtcaatgtttcatagctcatgaggaagtatgtggtgttttatctttcaatcttgttgggcaacttccaccaatggactagtggcttcacccgcttatccaataattttgcaaaaagagctggcaatgggattcccagtcccaaattaattaaactaaatagacactcctccatggtatgtgattgatggacggcacccgaaggattcggtcagccatggcttgtgtaagcgaaggttggggggagtgtcatcatcataataaaactaaaataaaaaggcactccttcatggtatgagattgttggcaggcacccgaggattcggttagccatggtttgtgaaagaaaggttggaaggagtgccacacaaaatgaaaataatatgggagccgctcttaggaggttgtctggcaagggggttagagtacccgctaccagtcgttgacaacaacaaacacttctcaaaatgttacttttattctctttatatgattgcaaaactgaaaaagctctagcacatgatttaacccctgcttccctctgcgaagggcctgtcttttactttatgttgagtcagtaaacctatttccctccatctcaagcaagcatttgagtagttgtgatcaaaccattatattgtgatttgctacatcatgtcttttattcttctttgtttagtacaagttttatttgaatgaatatagctttgcaagttatcaatgattatgagtagaccattacgattgagtatgcaagttgtgccttataaactctaacatgagagcgctgctcaatgagataaatataatctgttaattgttctctgaccaagaacgaagtttgccatcaccaatcatgatttctcatgcacctttacttgtgattaccttatacttgtttcaatatgagttataagaggttgtttactataatgtcctgtgtgaatgaatatgatgcttcttgtccgtattttatttatcgactcttcactccataaacatgtggtcatgtctatcgagctcagtttcgcttggggacaagcgaagtctaagcttggggagttgatacgtccaatttgcatcactattttatatcataatttgctgttattcattgatatatttcatattgggacacaatacttatgttatttcatctattttgcatgtttcatcattattggaggatagaacaccggagccaggattctgctggaaaaagcaccgtcagaaagcaatatttcggaagatcaactctggaaggaaattataccaaaaatcctatttttcaagatgacgaaggaagccagaaggaggagccaggagcagccagggtgggcccacaccctagggcggcgcggcccaggccctggccgcgccggcctgtggtgtggagggcccacgacccctttcgcctccttttcttcgccaaacccttcgtcccgaagacctaagccacgagagggtacctcgcgaagagttacagcccgcctctgcggggcggagaacaccagagagaaaagagctctccggcgggcaggaatccgccgggaaattcccctccgggagggggaaatcgacgccatcgtcaccgtcatcgagctggacatcatcgccatcaccatcatcatcatctccaccatcatcaccgccgtcatcaccgctggacaccgtcaccgccatagcaatttgggtttgatcttgattgtttgataggggaaactctcccggtatcgatttctacttgttgttgatgctattgagtgaaaccattgaaccaagtttatgttcagattgttattcatcatcatatcacctctgatcatgttccgtatgatgtctcgtgagtagttcgtttagttcttgaggacatgggtgaagtctaaatgttagtagtgaactatggatgagtaatattcaatggtgtgatatttaagttgtggtgttattcttctagtggtgtcatgtgaacgtcgactacatgacacttcaccatttatgggcctaggggaatgcatcttgtattcgtttgccaattgcggggttgccggagtgacagaaacctaaacccccgctggtatatcgatgcaggagggatcgcaggatctcagagtttaaggctgtggttagatttattcttaattactttcttgtagttgcggatgcttgcaaggggtataatcacaagtatgtattagtcctaggaagggcggtacattagcataggttcacccacacaacacttatcacaacaatgaagattatttagccgtatgtagcgaaagcactagactaaaatcccgtgtgtcctcgagaacgtttggtcattataagtaaacaaaccggcttgtcctttgtgctaaaaaggattgagccactcgctgcaattattactctcgcactttacatactcgtactttattcaactgttacatcaaacccccctgaatacttgtctgtgagcatttacagtgaatccttcatcgaaactgcttgtcaacaccttctgctcctcgttgggatcgacattcttacttatcgaagatactacgatacaccccctatacttgtgggtcatcaactacCCCCACCGCCCGTCTGCCCTGCCCTACACAACGGAAAATTAACTCCCATACGGCCATACGTCGTCTCCCACGTTCAATCCAATGCCTTGTCTCTTCTCCTTGGTCTGGTCATCTTCCTTGAAAAATCCATGGCGTATTCGCCGGTGAGCACAGGGATCAAATCCCGCGAGGAGGAGGGGCGCGTGCACATAGTTGTGGTCATGGTTTCCTCGCCATCTAGGATAGGGGAGGAGCTGGTCGGCCTCGGGGAAAAGTTTATATACCACCTTCAGACTAACATCCTCGATTTTGACCATCCAACTAACTGTCATGGTGAAAAAAATCAAACGTCATGGATGGGAGGACAAGCCAGTTCCACGGCGATAGAGGTTAAAACACCGCTTAGATGGGGGAGAAGTGGGAACATACAAGAATTTCGGATCTACTACTTTAAAGTAGAGAAATAATTATATATGGCTAAAAAGAaattatttgaccaagattctagatTTGACTATACGCTAGATACGTGTGAATCCTGAGGAAACTGCATAAGATAATTGGATTTGACGGCGGCGAGTGAAACAAAACAAAGTGAAGTCCAAGACGATTCGGACCCGGTAAGGGGCCGCGTACCTTTCCTCTTGGGCTTCTTTACCAGAACCGGCCCATAATCTGCCATGTAAAGGCCTAGTTATGCCCAGCAAAAGCCCACTGTTGTTCCAGTTTAAGCCCAGGCCCGCTCGGCCCATCGCCATTCCATTCGCCGTCTTCTCCACCAGCACGCGCGGCTCAGCGCGAAAACCCTAGCTAATTCCCCACCACCTCGGCGACCGATCCCATGGCGACGGCGAGGCTGCGATCCGCGTCGGCGTCCTCTCTCCGCGGGGCGCTCCTCCGCCACTGCGCCGCGGGGCCCGCAGCCGCTCCCGCGCGCACCGTCTCAGGTTCCTCCTCACCGCCTTCCTCGTGGTCGTCTCAGGTGTAACTAGATTTGATCCTCGTGGTGGGTGCCCTGTAGCGTCGAGCTGAGATGATTTGGTGAGATCGACGAAACGGTTCTGTTGTTTAGTGGTTGGTATCCTGGTTTGGTTAGGTGTTGGGAGTTGTCTACCAGTGAGTGCTCAAGTGCTGCTGATGTTGTCTTGGCTGATTGCTCGCTTGTGAACCTCTTGTGGTGCTTCTGAACTGAGAATTGCGGAGGTAGACGGTTAAACTGTAGAGGACGTGTGATCTGGAGTGGGTAACGATGGTCGCTTGCTGCTCATTTTAGGGACAATTGCGCCTTGCTCCCACATTGATTCTGCCGTGTTTCAGCCTGTTGACGCTCCCTGTGAAAATTTGTGAAACTACTAGTATGCTTTACAAATGGTGTGCATCCCCAGAACTGCCTCTTGTTTACACCATGCGATTGCATTTTGAGAAAATTAGATGGTACAAAAGAGACCATTTTAATGTGCTTGTTGTCAACTTGTAATACATGTCTAAATGTGCCCTTATTCTGAAATCTGGATAACATCCTAATGTATAGCAGTATAGGGTCAGAAGGGCATGTTGCTTTGGCTGATTTATCGTCTCGGCATGCATGGTTCTCTCTAGCTTGAAACTGACAAAATTTGATCCTGCTCTGTGGCACTGGTATTTGATTTCCTAGTTCGATTAGGTTATTTTTTTTTAGAGTATTTTGATTAGGTATTGGGAGTACCATACGAACAGGTGCTGAACTGATGATGTTATCTGACTCATCACTGACTTATGGACCtcttttttgttcttgtttggctTATGAACATCTGCTTTTGGTTATAAACTGACAACTGTTGAGGTATATGGTTAATTCATTGGGAAGATAGAGTGTTTTAGGTGGTTAAGAAAAGTCCCTGCAGTTCATTTAGGGAGAAAGTGTCCACATAGAACTTGTCATGTTTAACTGTACTTGCATGCCTGCTTCTGAATTTTTCTTGTATTTTGCCTTAAACTCGTAAGTGTCCTGATTCAGTGATAAATTTTTTGCACCTTTTCTGTGTTTCTCTAGATTAATGCTCTCAATTGGAattagtttttatttatcttctagTAGTATTTCAGATTGTGGCCCTCTGCAGCAGCACCTCTCATCTTGTCCATATCACATAGTTGCATTTGGGCAAACATACATAGTAATATCTACTGCTTTGAAGTGCTTGTTGGAGTATGTGTGTGAATATGCCTTGCAATTTTGGCATGTGTCATTTCCCCTTTTGAATTACCTTAAACTGTGTAGCGTCCTGAATTGAAGATAAAAAAACATGTAGCTATGACAGGTTTACTCTCCAAACATGCTTCTGTTGGATAACCAAAGTTAATCTTCTGCTGTCTTGCATGTATCACTGGAACTATATATGCAGAAATGGCTCATTGCCCTTTGCTTTGCCAGATTTTCAGGTTACTAAATCTGCAACGTGGAGGTATTTCTCAACGTTTAAGCAGAATCCTCTTGCAAAAGGCGACAGATTCAGTCCAATCCCTTCTCTGTACGGTCAGGCAAGATGGGCTTCTCAAGCCACTGCCATCAAAGAAACTGACCCCAGTGGCGGCAAGATAAGCATTGGGCCCAAATCCAAGCAGATCAAGGAGGACGGCGATAAAGATGACGAACTTGTTTATCAGGGACCGATATCATCAACCATCAAGAAAGTGAAGCTCCTGTCCCTATCCACCTGCTGCCTCTCCGTCTCCCTCGGCCCCGTGATAACCTTCATGACTTCACCCGACATGAACGTGATCCTCAAGGGCGGAGTTGCAGCCACTGTGATCTTCCTCAGCGCCACCACGACTGGAGCCTTGCACTGGTTCGTGAGCCCCTACATACACAAGCTGAGGTGGCGGCAGGGTTCAGACAGTTTTGACGCAGAGATCATGTCGTGGCTGGCTACACCCCTGAAGAAGACGATCAAGTTTGCTGACATCAGGCCTGCGGAGACGAACCGGCCTTTCGTCACCTTCAAGGCCAATGAGAGCTTCTACTTCGTAGACGCCGATCACTTCCAGAACAAGGCCTTGCTGGAGAGGCTCACGCCCAAGCACCCTCACGAGTCCGCATTCAAGAACTTATGATGCGAGTTGCTCCAGTGAGGCGGTGAGTGTGCCTGTGCTTGTGAACCTTGTTGGGCGCTCGGATTTTATTTTCATGTAGCTTATACTTGTGAGAAGATCTTAGTATATGTCATTGCTGTTATTTACCTTCTGTATGGAGACTTGCGGATCACATTTGTAGAATTTTTTTTACCAGCGAGAGCACAGGTGAATGGGCGATGTGCACTCCTATGCTATATTGAATAAGTAGCAGTGACATGTCCCTCTCGGATTGGCAGTTTCTTTGAAGATGGTAGCAATGCTCCCAGTTCCAGTCATGGACATTTTCAACTGTTTTGCCTTGAAAGGCAGTGATACTGTATTTTTTTTAACAGTTTCTGCCGAAGCTATTAATGTTGTATATCTGAACAATGCATGATTTTCTGTGTTTCTTGCAAGATATATTTGTTTGCAACAACCAGAACAAAGCTATCTTATACACAAGCACAAAAATGATCAGTATGCGATGTTACAAGTACTGTATGTATATGTTATTTTCCAGCTAAACTATGGAATTGTGCTCATACTCATAGattatagagaaaaataaagaacATGCCTTGAACATTACACAGGGGACTCAAAATTGTCTGGGACCACATCTCGTGGTGTCTCATGGCTAAAAGAGTTCTACATCTCCAAGTCTCTACGGAAAATCAGTCAAAGCTGCACATTTGATCTTCAATCGccactggaccatgaacttctatTCTACGAAACTTGGTATTTCAAACCCTTCCCGTCGTCAGCAGCGTCGATGGAGATCATCGAGCCTTCACCGGCTTCTTCGCTGACCATCATCTTGGAGATGGTTGTAACTATATGCTTTTCCACCCACCTCTTTAGGGGCCTTGCGCCGTACACCTGTGCAAGACACAGTGTATATGGTTGGTTATTACCAAAACTTACCAAAAGaatgttgatgattcgtctaaTAAAAGGTGAGCCGCATAGTATGATTATTTCGAAAGAAGAAACATTGCTTACAGGGTTGTACGATTCCGACAGAATGACATCCAGCGCGGCTTCCCTTAACACTAGAGAGATGCCCTTGCTGGCTAATCTGTCAGTGACACACTTCATCTGGATGTTCACGATCTCCTTCAGCTGGTGGTGTGAAAGCGGCTCGAATATCACAATCTCGCTCAATCTGTTAAGAAGTTCAGGCCTGAAGTGTCTCCGAACCTACACAAACAAGCATGTATTTATGTCAGCAAATCAACATGTGGCTTGATCTTACAATGGATATTTATGTTTCACAAACCTGTTTCATGAGAAGTTCATGTGCAACTTCAGTTGTTTTTCCTCCGGTTAGGTGCTCTGCTCCTAGATTTGAGGTCATAATGACGACCGTATTTTTGAAATCTACACTCCGGCCTTGTCCATCAGTCAACACACCATCGTCAAGAAGTTGAAGAAAAAGATTTATCACCGAGTAATCCGCCTTCTCCACCTCATCGAAAAGGATAACGCTGTATGGGCGTCTCCTGATTTTCTCTGTCAGTTGTCCACCGTCTTTATGACCACGGTAGCTTTATGACGTCGCAAAAAGGAGCACTGGTATTAGTAAAAAAAACTAACTACAAAGTATGACAAGATAATGTAATGTAAAAAAATATTTGTAATTAGAAACCTCGGGGGTGCTCCAATGAGACGCGTCACGGAAGATGAGCAAGTATATTCAGTCATGTCAAAGCGAACCAACATGTTCTCGCTATCGAATAACTGCTCGGCGAGAGCTTTTGCAAGTTCCGTTTTGCCAACGCCGGTCGAGCCTAGAAAGAGGAATGAGCCTATCGGTTGGCGAGGCTGAGCAATGCCGGCCCTAGAACGCAACACCGCTTCGGCAACCAACTCGACGGCCTCATTCTGGCCAATTACTCTCTTGTGCAATCTGTCGGCCAAGTGCATTAACTTGACCTTCTCCCTTTCGTCAAGCTTAGCTATAGGGATTCCAGTCCATCGGCTTACCACCTTCAAACAGTAACAAAATTGGTTGAATATAACCTTCAAATAGCAAAATTAATTAGTCAATACACGCATGGCAAATTACATGCTTACCTGTGCTACAATATCAGGGTTAACAATTGCACCCGCTTTTCCTTCTACCCATGTGCAAGCTTCGTCAATTAGATCAATCGCCTTATCAGGAAATTGACGGCCTAAAAAATATCAATGGAAGATTATTTTAGCTCTTACGGAATAAAAAAAGCTTATCGAAAATAACAAAAAGCTTAAAAATCACCTGTGATATAGCGGTCGGCGAGGTGTACTGCAGCCTCGATAGCGGAATCCTGAATTTTCACGCCATAGTGTCGTTCAGACCGCTCCTTAAGCCCCTGCAGAATGCCGAGGGTCGCTGGCATGCTCGGCTGCACGACGTGCACCTTCTGGAACCGCCGCTCGAGCGCAGGGTCCGCCTCGATGTGCTCACGGTACTCATCGTAGGTGGTGGCGCCGATGCAGCGGATACGGCCGCGGGCTAGCGCCGGC
It includes:
- the LOC127349417 gene encoding uncharacterized protein isoform X2, whose product is MATARLRSASASSLRGALLSHCSAGPAPAPARTVSDFQVTKSATWRYFSTFKQNPLAKGDRFSPIPSLYGQARWASQATAIKETDPSGGKISIGPKSKQIKEDGDKDDELVYQGPISSTIKKVKLLSLSTCCLSVSLGPVITFMTSPDMNVILKGGVAATVIFLSATTTGALHWFVSPYIHKLRWRQGSDSFDAEIMSWLATPLKKTIKFADIRPAETNRPFVTFKANESFYFVDADHFQNKALLERLTPKHPHESAFKNL
- the LOC127349417 gene encoding uncharacterized protein isoform X1, producing MATARLRSASASSLRGALLRHCAAGPAAAPARTVSDFQVTKSATWRYFSTFKQNPLAKGDRFSPIPSLYGQARWASQATAIKETDPSGGKISIGPKSKQIKEDGDKDDELVYQGPISSTIKKVKLLSLSTCCLSVSLGPVITFMTSPDMNVILKGGVAATVIFLSATTTGALHWFVSPYIHKLRWRQGSDSFDAEIMSWLATPLKKTIKFADIRPAETNRPFVTFKANESFYFVDADHFQNKALLERLTPKHPHESAFKNL